One part of the Treponema sp. OMZ 787 genome encodes these proteins:
- a CDS encoding CvpA family protein — protein sequence MQIGSADIVFLIILTFFAVKVTVTGFIDEFFSKAAVIAGGLIAFLFYKLLTPVITELLGEKSLSAVIAFLILFLSVYLIIKLVQVFLGSLFSNESLKNLDRSLGFFLGLVEGLIVIGVILMLINIQTFISFDKILSESIFAKILSPFILDITKQL from the coding sequence ATGCAGATAGGCAGTGCCGATATAGTTTTTTTGATTATATTAACTTTTTTTGCCGTCAAGGTTACGGTAACGGGTTTTATAGACGAGTTTTTTTCAAAGGCTGCCGTAATCGCAGGGGGGCTTATAGCATTTTTGTTTTATAAATTGCTTACTCCCGTAATTACCGAGCTTCTTGGAGAAAAATCCTTATCGGCTGTTATAGCCTTTTTAATTTTATTTTTGTCTGTCTATTTGATTATAAAACTTGTGCAAGTTTTTTTAGGCTCCCTTTTTTCAAACGAGTCATTAAAAAATTTGGACAGGTCATTGGGCTTTTTTTTAGGTCTTGTCGAGGGATTGATTGTGATAGGCGTTATCCTAATGCTTATCAATATTCAAACCTTTATTTCATTTGATAAGATATTAAGCGAAAGTATTTTTGCTAAAATACTTTCTCCGTTTATTTTAGATATAACTAAGCAGTTATAG
- a CDS encoding putative toxin-antitoxin system toxin component, PIN family, with protein MRVFVDTNIIISAILFPKGKTAKVFSHLLEKHTVIISSYTKEECKEVFANKFPLKKKLLDIFFDGISFEEFKTPDRIDKNKYPKVRDIKDLPVLVSSILSDSDILITGDKDFEDVKIDKPIIFTPTRYFELIEAKLYKCKNGE; from the coding sequence TTGAGGGTTTTCGTAGATACAAATATCATTATTTCTGCAATACTTTTTCCTAAGGGTAAAACCGCTAAAGTTTTTTCCCATTTACTTGAAAAGCATACGGTAATAATTTCTTCATATACAAAGGAAGAATGCAAAGAAGTTTTTGCAAATAAATTTCCGCTAAAAAAGAAGTTGTTGGATATTTTTTTTGACGGAATCAGCTTTGAAGAATTTAAGACTCCTGACAGAATCGATAAAAATAAATATCCTAAGGTTCGAGATATAAAAGATTTACCTGTTCTTGTGTCCTCAATTTTATCTGATTCGGATATTTTGATTACGGGAGATAAAGATTTTGAAGACGTAAAAATTGATAAACCGATAATTTTTACACCGACAAGATATTTTGAATTAATTGAAGCAAAATTATATAAGTGTAAGAATGGAGAATAA
- a CDS encoding AbrB/MazE/SpoVT family DNA-binding domain-containing protein, with translation MELAKVTSKGQITIPLTIRNLLKLKTGDKVFFEESRGKVYITNSSQMTLSKVQAEMQGESEKAGFQTEDDVIAYIKELRKER, from the coding sequence ATGGAACTTGCAAAAGTAACATCGAAAGGTCAGATTACAATTCCTCTTACAATAAGAAATCTGCTCAAATTAAAAACCGGCGATAAGGTTTTCTTTGAGGAAAGCAGAGGAAAAGTGTATATTACAAACTCTTCTCAAATGACTTTATCAAAAGTTCAAGCCGAAATGCAAGGAGAATCTGAAAAAGCAGGCTTTCAAACAGAAGATGATGTTATTGCTTATATCAAAGAATTAAGGAAAGAGCGTTGA
- the murG gene encoding undecaprenyldiphospho-muramoylpentapeptide beta-N-acetylglucosaminyltransferase — translation MKCVVFTGGGTGGHIFPGLAVAEALSSSLECKIVWVGSSKGLDRKIVESSALHSASPSVLEFKGIPAGKLRRYFSFQNFIDVFKVAAGFIRSFFILLRLKPVFVFSKGGFVSVPPCAAAKLLKIPVITHECDFSPGLATRINSKFANHIMVSYQETAELLPASIRPKVICTGNPVRLSFYSGKPEKGRAFLNIQQDLPVLFVLGGSLGARQLNDLISDSIEYLVKHFVVVHQIGEANMDQGQKIKEGLLNASPQFAENYKPYPFIKNEMADVLSLSSIVVSRAGANTVWESAAAGKPMILVPLEKGSSRGDQIENAEFFKKKGAAEILLGEDVRPDVFINLLRNLGFEEKSSGNDRLKNMAKASAALAGEKPVLVIADFLKSFIDFPRAKL, via the coding sequence ATGAAATGTGTTGTTTTTACCGGAGGCGGAACAGGGGGGCATATTTTCCCGGGGCTGGCCGTTGCCGAGGCTTTAAGTTCTTCTTTGGAATGTAAAATAGTTTGGGTAGGTTCTTCTAAGGGCCTTGACCGCAAAATAGTCGAATCTTCGGCTCTTCATTCAGCCTCTCCTTCAGTTCTCGAATTTAAAGGGATCCCTGCCGGAAAATTAAGGCGGTATTTTAGTTTTCAAAATTTCATAGATGTTTTTAAGGTTGCCGCAGGCTTTATAAGGTCTTTTTTTATTCTTTTAAGGTTAAAACCTGTTTTTGTTTTTTCTAAGGGGGGCTTTGTTTCGGTTCCTCCCTGTGCTGCGGCAAAGCTTTTAAAAATTCCCGTTATCACTCACGAGTGCGATTTTTCGCCCGGCCTTGCAACAAGGATCAATTCCAAATTTGCAAATCACATCATGGTTTCATATCAAGAAACTGCTGAGCTTTTACCGGCTTCTATCCGCCCAAAGGTTATCTGTACGGGCAATCCCGTCCGCTTAAGTTTTTATTCGGGCAAGCCTGAAAAGGGGCGGGCCTTTTTAAATATACAGCAGGACTTACCCGTTCTCTTCGTATTGGGCGGAAGCCTCGGTGCAAGGCAATTAAACGATTTGATTTCCGATTCGATCGAGTACCTTGTAAAACATTTTGTTGTAGTCCATCAGATTGGGGAAGCCAACATGGATCAGGGGCAAAAAATTAAAGAAGGCCTTTTAAACGCCTCTCCTCAATTTGCAGAAAACTATAAACCCTATCCCTTTATAAAAAATGAAATGGCTGACGTTTTAAGCCTTTCTTCAATTGTGGTGTCGAGGGCCGGGGCCAATACGGTTTGGGAATCGGCTGCTGCCGGTAAGCCTATGATCTTGGTTCCTCTTGAAAAGGGAAGCTCGCGCGGCGATCAAATAGAGAATGCCGAATTCTTTAAGAAAAAGGGTGCTGCAGAAATTCTTTTGGGCGAAGATGTAAGGCCCGATGTTTTTATAAACCTTTTGCGTAATCTTGGTTTTGAAGAAAAGTCAAGCGGAAACGATAGGCTTAAAAACATGGCTAAGGCCTCGGCAGCTCTTGCAGGCGAAAAACCTGTTCTTGTAATTGCCGATTTTTTAAAAAGCTTTATAGATTTTCCGAGAGCTAAATTATAG
- a CDS encoding Rpn family recombination-promoting nuclease/putative transposase, producing the protein MTKKKECLNPKTDWVFKLMFSKGEKGNKALVGFLNAFLEDSYGKIKKADILNTELTRDAPNGETYHLDFLIKTDSGLTIDLEMQQFWKNNYPIRNQMYLLRIASRFLKMEPKETDPFFAISLSVFGCDIPKNVELVQMSKTSVIQYIYVELNKLIGYTMKKSITEYTPKDFWIRFLTKYEEDKKSGMLEKLCELEEGIKMAEETLLWVTEEERQMARELSKEKYQMFLEAERADARREGLADGAYQKARETAASFKRLGVDIAKIVEGTGLSREEVETL; encoded by the coding sequence ATGACGAAAAAAAAAGAATGTTTAAATCCCAAAACTGATTGGGTATTCAAATTGATGTTTTCAAAAGGAGAAAAAGGAAACAAGGCTCTTGTTGGTTTTTTAAATGCCTTTTTGGAAGATTCTTACGGTAAAATTAAAAAAGCCGATATTTTAAATACCGAGCTTACCCGTGATGCCCCCAATGGAGAAACTTATCATCTTGATTTTCTGATTAAAACCGATTCAGGTCTCACTATAGATCTTGAGATGCAGCAGTTTTGGAAAAACAATTACCCGATACGAAATCAGATGTATTTGCTCCGTATTGCCTCACGCTTTTTAAAAATGGAACCAAAAGAAACGGATCCGTTTTTTGCCATAAGTCTTTCCGTTTTCGGTTGTGATATACCGAAAAATGTAGAGCTTGTACAAATGTCAAAAACATCGGTAATTCAATATATTTATGTTGAATTAAACAAGTTAATAGGTTATACTATGAAAAAGAGCATAACAGAGTATACCCCAAAAGATTTTTGGATAAGGTTTTTAACTAAGTATGAAGAAGATAAAAAAAGCGGAATGTTGGAAAAATTATGTGAGTTAGAGGAGGGGATAAAAATGGCTGAAGAAACACTCCTGTGGGTAACTGAAGAAGAAAGACAAATGGCTAGAGAATTGTCCAAAGAAAAATATCAGATGTTCTTAGAAGCGGAAAGAGCCGATGCCAGAAGAGAAGGTTTAGCTGATGGTGCATATCAAAAAGCCAGGGAGACAGCGGCTTCTTTTAAGCGGCTTGGTGTAGATATTGCCAAAATAGTTGAAGGGACAGGCTTAAGCAGGGAAGAAGTAGAGACTCTTTAG
- a CDS encoding haloacid dehalogenase-like hydrolase, which yields MLKDDALILKTGNWEPQNKKRLEKLIREKAFNGNYAVFDWDFTSIFYDTQDNLFVYQIENLKFNLTPNEFNQTIRAGIPQDELLPHTANLEGRALTAGELSDDLNERYEFLYKNYSGLGGKMSLAEITLTEEFMDFKAKMLVLMRGAASLCGVDIGQSVSTGMTIEELSSLTEKAIDQGLKDEIKTYTVKSSSVLKGRAGEVEGGYRKGLRIQEEMQNLFSALKENGIEVYICSASQEDNVRVFASHPKYGYNLDAENVFGRRRLFDENKKLTVMDDTSIPATRREGKAEAIKKLIAPKHQNKAPVLIAGDGDGDFFMMDAFKNEALILIFNRSPKKEAKIFPLLMRGIKEREKSETGIIVQHRDNGKGRFISKAPEEERPLDSLPEK from the coding sequence ATGCTTAAGGATGACGCTTTAATTTTAAAAACCGGAAATTGGGAGCCTCAAAATAAAAAGAGGCTTGAAAAGCTGATAAGAGAAAAGGCCTTTAACGGAAACTATGCAGTTTTTGACTGGGATTTTACTTCGATTTTTTACGACACACAGGATAACCTCTTTGTATACCAGATTGAAAATCTTAAGTTTAATTTAACCCCTAACGAATTTAATCAAACCATAAGGGCAGGAATTCCTCAAGATGAGCTTTTGCCGCATACGGCAAACCTTGAAGGCAGGGCCTTAACTGCCGGAGAGCTTTCCGACGATTTAAACGAGCGGTACGAGTTTTTATATAAAAATTATTCCGGCCTTGGCGGAAAAATGAGCCTTGCAGAAATTACCTTAACCGAAGAGTTTATGGATTTTAAGGCGAAGATGCTCGTTTTGATGCGCGGTGCGGCCTCGCTTTGCGGGGTGGACATCGGCCAATCGGTAAGCACAGGCATGACGATAGAAGAACTTTCAAGCCTTACCGAGAAGGCAATAGACCAAGGCCTCAAGGACGAAATAAAAACCTATACCGTAAAATCCTCATCGGTTTTAAAAGGAAGGGCCGGAGAGGTAGAAGGCGGATATAGAAAGGGATTGCGCATTCAGGAAGAAATGCAAAACCTCTTTTCGGCTTTAAAAGAAAACGGAATCGAGGTCTATATTTGCTCGGCATCGCAAGAAGACAACGTCCGCGTATTTGCTTCACACCCGAAGTACGGGTATAATCTTGACGCTGAAAACGTTTTCGGAAGGAGAAGGCTTTTTGATGAGAATAAAAAGCTTACGGTTATGGACGACACTTCTATCCCTGCAACAAGGCGGGAGGGAAAGGCAGAAGCAATCAAAAAACTGATTGCCCCCAAGCACCAAAACAAGGCTCCCGTTTTAATAGCAGGCGACGGGGACGGAGACTTTTTTATGATGGACGCCTTTAAGAATGAAGCCTTAATACTCATCTTTAACCGCAGCCCCAAAAAGGAAGCAAAAATATTTCCGCTTTTAATGAGAGGGATTAAAGAAAGAGAAAAAAGCGAAACGGGAATAATTGTTCAGCACAGAGATAACGGGAAAGGCCGGTTTATTTCAAAGGCCCCGGAAGAAGAAAGGCCCTTAGACAGCCTGCCCGAAAAATAA
- a CDS encoding nitroreductase family protein, giving the protein MKFDDFFELMKKRQSCRSFDYSKPVSKEDLVSILEAGRLSPSACNSQPYEVFVAQGENAKIIAEAKMVSFNKFIDECNTFLIIAEDNYSLPAKIGSMIKKVDFKAIDIGILTANLVNAASALNLETCILGVFDEKRIQKLIERRKRIRLVIALGYPKEGYPLREKTRKDFDDNIHFLV; this is encoded by the coding sequence ATGAAGTTTGACGATTTTTTTGAGCTTATGAAAAAAAGGCAAAGCTGCAGGAGCTTTGATTATTCCAAACCTGTCTCAAAGGAAGACCTGGTTTCTATTTTGGAAGCAGGAAGGCTTTCGCCCTCGGCCTGTAATTCCCAGCCCTACGAGGTCTTCGTTGCCCAAGGCGAAAACGCCAAAATAATAGCAGAGGCTAAGATGGTTTCATTTAACAAGTTTATTGACGAGTGCAATACTTTTTTGATAATAGCAGAGGATAATTACAGCCTTCCTGCAAAGATAGGTTCAATGATAAAGAAGGTCGATTTTAAGGCCATCGATATAGGCATCTTAACGGCCAACCTTGTAAATGCAGCCTCGGCCTTAAATTTGGAAACCTGCATCCTCGGTGTTTTTGACGAAAAACGCATCCAAAAACTCATAGAGCGAAGAAAAAGAATCCGCCTTGTCATTGCCCTGGGCTATCCTAAAGAAGGATACCCTTTAAGGGAAAAGACAAGAAAGGACTTTGACGATAACATACACTTTTTAGTCTAA